The Nostoc sp. 'Peltigera membranacea cyanobiont' N6 genome contains the following window.
AGTCCGAATCACCAGAAATAGATGAAGAAAAATCTATATTGCTTCACGTAGAAGCTTTAGAAGATAAATTAGGCAAAAAAGCACATATTGCATATAGTTTGAAGATTTTAACTCAACTAAAGTTAGCTACTTACACTAAAGAAAGTCGTGATACAACTCGCCTATTTCTGAAAACCAAGAAAACACTAACTCAGTGGTTAGAGAGCGCAAACAAAATTTGGGAGAAACAATGGCAAGAAATTGACTATGTTGAAAACATTCTAGATAAGTTATTTAAGGACAAAAACTGGAAGCGGGAAGATAGTCAACTTCTTGATTTAGCAGAATTAGAAACACGCATCGATATTCTTGAATATCCAAAATTAGACCTTTTGAAAGTTTTAGCTTTCATGCAACGTCTAGGAGTAGTTGTTTTAGGGAGAGGAGATTTAGGTAATTTAATGCTTTATCATTTGCTTCCAGGAAAAGACCGAAAAAACTGGTATGAGGGAGTGTACCCACCTCTGGATGAACACTATACACAACGGCGTAAACGCATTGATATTATGCGCCAAGTCTTAGAAGCTGGAATGCAAGATAAAGAAGAACCAATAAAACTTATTCAAATATTAGAAGATTACTTTACCCTTTCTCTGGATGAATTTTCTCAACGTTGCGGAGAAATACACGGGAATCCACCAATTGTGGAAACAATTTTAGAAAATCTCAATCCAACCCAAAAGCGGATTGTTACAGACGATCAAAGTCGTGCATTATTGGTATTGGCGGGGCCCGGTTCGGGTAAAACTCACACAATTGTAAGTCGTGTAGCTTATTTGGTATCAGCGAGAGGTGTTCCACCAGAACGTATTCTAGTTTTAGCTTACAATCGCACAGCTGCTGCCGAGGTGCGGAAACGGCTGCACCAACTTTTAGGTAAGCGTGGAACGCTGGTAGATGCTTTAACTTTTCATGCACTTGCAGCTAAACTGACAGGACTTAGAAGTAAAGGTGAGGGGGGTTTTAAGTGGTTGTTAGAGCAAGCTATTATCCATCTTCAGGAAAATCATCCTGGATACCAATATATTTTGGTGGACGAGTACCAAGATATTGATAAATTACAATACGACATAATTACCCGATTAGCTGGATTTAACCATCAGGATGAAGACGAAAGCCAAAAAAGCTTCTTAATGGCTGTGGGTGATGATGACCAAATTTTATACGAATGGAATGGTGCAAGTGTTAAGTTTATTCGCGATTTCTGGAAAGATTACGACGTACTAAAAAAAGACGTAATTCCTTTAGTACAAAATTATCGCTCTCGCCCAACTATTGTTGAGTTTGCTAATAGTTTTATCGAAAAGGCGATCGCTCCAATAAACCGACTCAAGGGAGTCAACGAAAGAATACAGGCTGTTAACACTCAGCAGCCCGGAAAAGTGTTTTGGGGAGAGTATAGACATTTGTACGATGCGGCTGAGTGGATTACTGAAAAAATAGCCGAAATTTTGACTCGACCTGGTGAAATTCAAAAAGAAAAAATAGCAGTTTTGGCACATCGCTGGGAAGACCTGCGTTTTTTACAGCATGTTTTGCGAGATAGTTGGGGAAATGACCAAGATATTGCTTACCAGTTATACAACACACAAGATAATTTACGTCCTATCAAGAGTTGTGTCGGTCAAGCAGTCCTAAACCGATTACGGGAAAAACCTAATCTGCATGTTTCTAACCCCCAAGCCCATCTTGAAGAATTACGCCAAGAATTGGGTTATAGCGATCGTGATGCTGCTTGGTCATCATTGCTACAGGCTTTGTCAGGTTGTTTACAGATGACACAAGAGGATATGGCATACCTCTTAGAAGAAGCTCGTCCTGTACGACCTGGGCAAGTGATTCTATCCACCTTTCATAGTGCCAAAGGTTCAGAATTTAGTCACGTTTTTGTGTTGGAAGATGGTTTTGTACATAAGAGTAAGCTAGAAAGTCGTGCTAGGGAGTTGTACGTAGGATTCACAAGAGCCAAGGAGGAATTATATATACTCTTCAGTAAGAATAAGGATTCAACACACCCAATATTATTGGATATTTTCAATAGTATGAACTCTCATCAACATATTCAGAATGTTCAGATAGCTCAAGTTAATTTACCCCCTAGTATTCGCTATCAATGGTTTCTAGATCCAAGAGACTTATATTTAAGCCAGCCGAACGTCACAAACCAATGTGGGCGTGAACGGATAAAAGCTTATGCTCGTGAATGGGGACAACTTTACTTAATGCCTCAAAATAATGGTTATACTCCCTATGAAGTTTGCTGGAAAGATTTGAAAGATAATAATGTTGTAGCTGTTCTCTCTAGAAGAGGAAAGGAGCAGCTACAGAAACATCTTAATGTCAATAAACATTTAGTTGTAAGCGGTCATACTATCTTTCGTGTTGAGCGAGATGATAAGTTTTTTCCAAATGCGGGTGAACAAGGACATGAGGATCACCACTATGTTGTTTTACCTTACTTTGAGGTAGAAGAAGCATTGTAATCAAGAAGTTATTTAAGACTTTGCGGTTTATTTGGGTTTAATTTCAAGCATTTTATTAGTAAGTTTGGTGACATTACTGACTTTCCAGCCGGCTAATTTCTCCACTTTGAGAAATCCTAAATAGCACTTCCACCTGTGATTTGCGAGATATACCGCGTAGTATTGGTGGGATATTTCCTACTTCCCACATTTGTGCGATCGCAAATAGCCAAGACTGGATAATCTCAAGTTCAATTCCTTCTTGGATTATCCCTTGAGCTATGGTTTTACGGCGCTTTGTTGCCCTTTGATTCCCAATAGCAGGATTTTTCTTTTGGTCAATTCTTGACTGCATTGAGGTAGCTAGCTTGCGGAGAGCTTCTGCTTTTTCTAAGTTAGGAATATTGAAAATATCTAGTGATGAGTTATCCTCGTTGTAGGACAGATTCAGTAGAGATAATTGCATTGCTAGATTCCTTTAAATCTTTAACGGCGCATTTAAGAATTAGGGAGGTTGGTACATTCCAAGTTTTTACCTCCCATTCAGTAGCTAATCGTTCTGAGTGACGGATCACTGCACTACTACATTTGTTTTTTCTTACAAGCCAATCTCTAAACTTTTCGGCTTGTTCTTTGGTATCGAACCCAAAATAGCTGGTTTTTCGGTTTCCCAAGGGATCAGTAATAGTTGCTACCCGGCGTGAGAGAATATTGAGCGTCCAACCACCGTTAGAAGTGAGTTCGATTTTGGTGATATTTAATTCTGTTGGATTCATAATTCCACTTCAGGAATTGCTGCTAAATATTCCGTAGTTGATATTTCTCTTGCCAGCCATTTATCATGTGCTTCTTGAGGAGTTATTTTATCGGCTAAATGTTTCTTTTCATTGTTGTCTCCTATAAAAGGAGCGAGTGTTTCTTCTAGCCGTTCTTTGAAAGCCAAATGTTTCTTTTCAGAGTAAGTAAACTCGTAGATACTATCAGTGTTGATGAACAAGTAAACTAGGCTTATTTGTTCTAATGGCATTCCAGTTCGTTCGTGAAGGAGAAATAATCTCAATTGGGTTTGCCACTTGCTCTCAAGAATTTCAAATTTAGGAGGTTTTTGAATTGTCCAGTCAAACCCAATTACTTGATTTTCACCATAGATAATAAGGTCGCACTCACTATAGAGAAGAATATCGTGATATAAATATTGAAGTTGGGCGCTCCATTGTTTGTTTCCAGAAATGTTCAGAAAAGGTTTTACCTTATCGACCCAGTTATTAATTTGGGGGTATTCCTTTAAGAAAGGTTCGACTGCTAGCCCTAACCCAATTTGTTGCATGACGAGATGAAACTGACCTCCAGCAACTTCGGATTCACTTTTTACAGTGAGATTAGAATAATTTCTCGTCGATAAACACTCTGGATGATGTTCGGCTAGCTCAAGTGTTTTGTGATTGAATCGATTCATAAAAATATATCCCAAATTTGTTTTTCGGGATATATATGCGTGAGCTATTTGTGGTGATTTCTCTACGGTATATAGTATTTTTTCAGATTGTCGATACTTGCGTATAAACTTCGGGTTGACATTGCTTTGAGGTCAAAATAACTGGCGAACTTTTTCAACCCCCCAGTGAGGGTTAATTCTAGTAAGTACTGGGCTGCGATCGCACTCGTCATTTTATTGACAAATAGCGACTGATAATTTCGTGCTTGAATTTCCGCACATGAGAGGTTATTGTCAGTGAGTTCTTCCAGTTGAGGAACTAACAATTCCGGGTGAACCAGCGCCGGAGAGGGAAGATGTAACCAGAATTGAGGTTTGTCTGGGTTATTGGCAGCTTGGACTATATCAAAATTAGAGTGCGTTCCAACTACTATTTGGCCGGAGTGGTTGCTGTTTCCACAATCCAGCCAAAATAGCGATGCTGGCTCCTTTGCGCTGTTTAGTTCGATAACTGAGTGAATTTTGCTCCTGGCGGCGCTGTTATCCACACAACCAATAATTACTGTTAGGGTGTTCCATGAATTGGTGGTGCGAATCATGTCTTCTTCAAACCAGTCGCAAATGGCTGTAATCTCAATTCCATACTTGGCGCTGCATCTTGCAGCCAGTGTTTGTACCTTTGGTAGCCCAATTTCAGCTTGTTGATAATTTTGGCGGCTGATATTCTTAAGTTCGACATTATCGCCATCGATGATCGTAAAGTTGATTTCTTTGCCCGTGCGCTGAAGTTGCAGGATAATTCGACATAAGTCTTCTGCAAGAAACCCCCCTGTTCCTCCTGCTCCCACTAGGATGAAGTTGATACGGGTATGATTGCGAGGTAAGACGGGTAAAGCTTGTTGGTAAGCAGTTAATTCGAGCATTTTACCTGTGGCGGAAGTTCAAATATGTGATTGGGGTTGATGTCGAAAAAGTGATTGTATATCCCGATGCGGGTGTATATTGTGGGAATGGTATTCAGTGTGCCGATGATCGCGAACACTCGAAATTTGCCTTTTTCTTCCTGATTGTCCGCAATTGAAGGGTAAGCAGCTAGAGTTCCATGACTGTGTATTTCCAATACCCCATCCGTATACCTTTTGTCAAGTGCGCTTTCTAAAGATAGGACGTGAGTAGAAGACGCAGTTTGCAGTGGCGTGTGACACCACCATTGGTTGCTTGTCACTCCCAGGTAGAATAGGATTTCCTGTTGGGGGTTGATACTGGCAGTATTGATAATATCGGTGATTACAAGGCTTGGGACTTTTGGGACTTTCAGACGAAAGTAGGGTTCAAGGGGTTGGAGTCCAGCAACTTGAGTTTGAGTCACTTGCAAGCAAACCTCTAACTCACGGCGGTGCGATCGCAAGAAAAGCCCATTTGCTGCCAGCCAGTATTCCTGAAGTTTTTGGCTGTAGGGAGGAAAATTATTACTTGTAGCGAGGTGATAACCAATAAAGGGATTCATAGCTAACTGAACAGGTGGTTAATAATGTCTTCTGGGGTTGTGACTTTCCAGCTATGAACCGAAACAAGGTCACTTGAAGGGTAGGATTTGGGTTTAGACTCGTGCAATTTGATTAGCTGGTTGCAGATATTGTCGGGATGAGTTTTTGACTTGCCTTGGGACAAGTCTTTGTTAAAGGGTGATTTCCAGAATAGATCCCAAGTTTGGCTTATAGTTGCAGCACTGCACATACCGGGAGAATTTCCCCCAAAGCAAATACCAGAGTCGTCCCAAACGTTAGGTAGAGGTGGCTTGTACAGTTGCGCGTCTGGTTTAAATACCCTCCCTTTAACTGCCCAGAGGTAATATTTACTACTGCATCCAGCAAAGAGGAATGCAGGCATGGGGACAGTAATTACTTTTGTTTCCTGTCCCATAATTTGAATTTGATATTTTTGGGGAGAGTAAAACTGAATAATTGCCTCTCCCTCTGGATTTTTACCCCACCAAATCGTGTTGCTAGAAAGCCATCCAGATGTAGCAGTTTTACTTGTGAAGGCTTTCTCGACTGCTTCAGGGGAAAGAAATTTGTACTTAGATTTTTTGCCTTCGTGTTCGACTAAAATAAACTGTCCTTTGAGGATAACTAACTGCGCTAGTAAATCATCTTGGGGAATATTTCCAAGCAAAATTTGCGATATACTTTCTAAGTTAATTATTGGTAAGATATTTGTATCTACATTCATGATTTTGATGCTTGATTCCAAATTTTGACTGCTGCTTTCCGAGCAGGAAGGGATGTTTCTAGCAAGTGGGTAAGCTTATTTGATTTTTCCATCATCGAGACGGCTTCTTTCCACTTTTGACTGAGAAACATAATATTTTCATAAGTCCATTCCAGCCAATCGCTTGTTTCAGACGTAACATCTAGCCAGATATTTTCAGTCGAGTAATCTATAATTCGTATGGCTATATCTAAATATTGAAGATGACTTTTGTAACGACGGCATAAATTGACAAGTTTATT
Protein-coding sequences here:
- a CDS encoding prokaryotic E2 ligase family D protein: MNVDTNILPIINLESISQILLGNIPQDDLLAQLVILKGQFILVEHEGKKSKYKFLSPEAVEKAFTSKTATSGWLSSNTIWWGKNPEGEAIIQFYSPQKYQIQIMGQETKVITVPMPAFLFAGCSSKYYLWAVKGRVFKPDAQLYKPPLPNVWDDSGICFGGNSPGMCSAATISQTWDLFWKSPFNKDLSQGKSKTHPDNICNQLIKLHESKPKSYPSSDLVSVHSWKVTTPEDIINHLFS
- a CDS encoding Mov34/MPN/PAD-1 family protein, which produces MNPFIGYHLATSNNFPPYSQKLQEYWLAANGLFLRSHRRELEVCLQVTQTQVAGLQPLEPYFRLKVPKVPSLVITDIINTASINPQQEILFYLGVTSNQWWCHTPLQTASSTHVLSLESALDKRYTDGVLEIHSHGTLAAYPSIADNQEEKGKFRVFAIIGTLNTIPTIYTRIGIYNHFFDINPNHIFELPPQVKCSN
- a CDS encoding ThiF family adenylyltransferase — encoded protein: MLELTAYQQALPVLPRNHTRINFILVGAGGTGGFLAEDLCRIILQLQRTGKEINFTIIDGDNVELKNISRQNYQQAEIGLPKVQTLAARCSAKYGIEITAICDWFEEDMIRTTNSWNTLTVIIGCVDNSAARSKIHSVIELNSAKEPASLFWLDCGNSNHSGQIVVGTHSNFDIVQAANNPDKPQFWLHLPSPALVHPELLVPQLEELTDNNLSCAEIQARNYQSLFVNKMTSAIAAQYLLELTLTGGLKKFASYFDLKAMSTRSLYASIDNLKKYYIP
- a CDS encoding UvrD-helicase domain-containing protein, which encodes MGYKYTKRKQPPELAAKICDTLELSCLFLVGQPQHKLNKLYRKELGLNDPLEDARESYAIYKKICESHSSLPLIVRYWAWELLPDGYPCNLIPRLSYVEEITWEKLQKRQPMLDIPGLQSYLNGLPRHNIKNLGAIVFLNWLYQFNESEVRRPNWLECKFPSFGEAEKNAFPLPLDEVKLSKELKQFFGFETFKTHQLEIVQALLKGKTVPLGILPTGGGKSIIFQLPALILSKYYRGLSIIVSPLQALMADQVQNLKEKLKNQQLSEYAERVELLTGAQCLEEQRRIIEALWNGQVDILYLSPERLRQPTIQRILKHRLPHLWVLDEAHTLSQWGYDFRPDFLRIAESLQKFYKNGQNTSIRWGFVTATATLKVIEDLEEAVKKLDGLCSGSLERLPLDGKSFQWRDEIKTHIEIVEIPKSLDDIPDSERLEKTKEYLKKQQKEYIEKYPNLGLGVAIVYVPTRRMAEKYAEHLNQADFKTTYFHSRISNKQQVLEDFKAGKIEVVVATNAFGMGIDREGIHTVIHVAPPATPEAYVQEIGRLARNQGERGSAYLFWHQDDFNWIFEQQGRSQISFQALKSCWDLIRPRLKTQDAWISTLDLAKPLSLEEPEDLEILETQARVAIFYLEKAGLIREGESCPCYLNIYLKRELNLEEIGKLNSDANKLALFLFDIGFRRTQSSIKLDVREVSLVTGILPPSVIKTVRKLVNLDLVNWEYKIAFKFEKQSNKKLEQFKLSTEAFLNWLQSESPEIDEEKSILLHVEALEDKLGKKAHIAYSLKILTQLKLATYTKESRDTTRLFLKTKKTLTQWLESANKIWEKQWQEIDYVENILDKLFKDKNWKREDSQLLDLAELETRIDILEYPKLDLLKVLAFMQRLGVVVLGRGDLGNLMLYHLLPGKDRKNWYEGVYPPLDEHYTQRRKRIDIMRQVLEAGMQDKEEPIKLIQILEDYFTLSLDEFSQRCGEIHGNPPIVETILENLNPTQKRIVTDDQSRALLVLAGPGSGKTHTIVSRVAYLVSARGVPPERILVLAYNRTAAAEVRKRLHQLLGKRGTLVDALTFHALAAKLTGLRSKGEGGFKWLLEQAIIHLQENHPGYQYILVDEYQDIDKLQYDIITRLAGFNHQDEDESQKSFLMAVGDDDQILYEWNGASVKFIRDFWKDYDVLKKDVIPLVQNYRSRPTIVEFANSFIEKAIAPINRLKGVNERIQAVNTQQPGKVFWGEYRHLYDAAEWITEKIAEILTRPGEIQKEKIAVLAHRWEDLRFLQHVLRDSWGNDQDIAYQLYNTQDNLRPIKSCVGQAVLNRLREKPNLHVSNPQAHLEELRQELGYSDRDAAWSSLLQALSGCLQMTQEDMAYLLEEARPVRPGQVILSTFHSAKGSEFSHVFVLEDGFVHKSKLESRARELYVGFTRAKEELYILFSKNKDSTHPILLDIFNSMNSHQHIQNVQIAQVNLPPSIRYQWFLDPRDLYLSQPNVTNQCGRERIKAYAREWGQLYLMPQNNGYTPYEVCWKDLKDNNVVAVLSRRGKEQLQKHLNVNKHLVVSGHTIFRVERDDKFFPNAGEQGHEDHHYVVLPYFEVEEAL